gaaagatatttggaagaatgcccataatcagacagattttgcaaagtgtcttcttttgtgttcaacagaacaaaaaaatatataaaataatgttctcctactatgggagtcaatggggggtaaaacctgtctggttataagcattcctccaaatatctttctctgtgtttatacagatttgacacaactcgaaggtgagaaaatgatgacagaattttcatttttgggtgaactatccctttaaccactTTGCTACACATTAAATAGAGTGTATTGTCAAAATGGAAGAATGGAAATGGAAGACTTTTTCTCTGGTTTCCTTTCCCAAAATGATTCATGAGAATTCATGAGACCCTTAAAGGAATGTATATATCACAACACAAGTGTCCACCTACAGACGGCTGTTATAAATGTTGAGTATTGTTGACTAGTTTGTTCTATAAGAAGTGAGTTCTTATTCCAGGACTTTCTAAAAAAATCCTTTTCTCTTTGGGGGGTTTCTAGTTTCCTGTGTTTGTTAAGCCATTCATAACTGTGCAGCTATTGTTCAGTAGACTTCCATAAGAAATCTATTTAGGTCATACCCATATCATTGCCTGTTTATTGCGTTAAACCTTCAGGATCTCATGTTTGGCATTTTGGCAAGGATTCCTCAACAAACAGCCAAAAAATTCAGATGACCATCTTCAACAGCTGAAATCTCATCACAGATTATAAAAGCCAGAAGGACAGAATGCAAACGCACAATCACTCCTAGTAacaagataaaaaaacaaaacaataaaaattgctttatattgatgtcatgtaatgtaaatacatacAGTGGGGTGTACCGTCTTGATCTCATTCTCTTTACGTTCAGGATTAAATGTGATCATCAGTCACTTATTTTCAAACTGGTCTCCGACTTTAAAaacctactgtatataaactgtGATTAGACAAATCAGGAAGCGTTTCATCagactttttctttttcttgtgcTTTTCTCATGCAATGGCTCATCCTTTCAGGCCATTGAACCCGTCCTTCCCTTGTGTCCCTGCAGGTATGGAGCATCTGGTGAAGGAGTTGAGTCTGCTGCTGAAACTGCTGGAGAATGAGAGCGTGAGTTCAGCCACGGCGGAGAAGATGAGCGTGGTCAGGAACCTGGTCAAACAGCTGCAGCCGTCTGGTGAGTGTGACCTCCAGATTGAGAACAGCTGGAGAAACTTAATTTATTGATTTTGTTTGATTTGCAGTGAATGGATCTGACTTTATATACATGAACACATCTCTCTATGGAAATGGTACCAGCTTTGTAGAATCATTGTTTGAAGAATTTGGTGAGTCTGTATTTACTACatataattattaaaaacatttcgtTTTTTAGAGAAGATGAAGAATCATTTGAAGATTATTTTAGGGAGGTTATTGAAGACTATCACTGTTATTACTTGAAAATAACtactaaacatttttacaatactGTTTGTGCTAAAATAATAGCATATAGTGACAGAATATCAACATGATcataataatcaataataaagccatgcatttggcagacgcttttatccaaagcgacatgcattgcatgatactattcattttgtatttgagtatgtgcaatccctgggattgaacccatgaccttggcattgctaatgCCATCCTCTaacaactgagctacaggaaagataTAAAAAAGGTATGGTCAATATGATCATAATCTCCAGGATTTATGCACTCATGTATAAGAGTGTGTTTTGATGTCTGTTCTCAGATTGTGACCTGCAGGATCTCAGGGACTCTTCTGAGGAGATCAAAGGGTTGGAACAGGAGGAGACATCCAAACACCTGCCTGTAAAATCGGTAACAACCTAAATctgcaaaaatgcaaaaaaaagtccagtgtatgaacTTTAGTGggatctagcggtgaggttgtgacttgcaaccaacggctcactcccttcctccccctccttttcgaagcactacggtggctgccACAGAACTAAAGCCTGTGCCATACTTCTTTTTTTACGTGTATGCGAAACGcacagccttgcaaagtatacTGCTTGGTATTGACGCATGCGTGTTGCGACCTTGTGCAATACCACTCCACGCCTACAGGGGTCAGGGTTTCTTCTACTACCTTGAATCGATGCTCCCAGGACACTGTTGCCACCTGGTTgttaaactaattactgcaagaaatggaatgcGCATGCACGACCTGTGCGTACTTTGTACGCGAGGTAACAAAATTCCGGCAGTGTTCGTACGCGCGTACTATTCTGATGATGAAATTTGCGTCATCCGCACTGTTCACTGTCCCTCGCGTAAGCGTAAAAAGGAACTATACTTCAGCCTTAAGATGTCGTcgcattttcacttctttgccgaaggagatatatttatgaaacgcattctgtagagcagtttgtccgtttagggctactgcagAAATatcatggcgaattccatgtaaggggacccacggtgtatgtagatagaaatagctcattctaaggtaataaaacataacactttattatgtaaggtctttatacacctctgaagacatagttaaaCAGCTTAACTAAATATTTAACTACCGTGGCcgagaagtgcaaaacaaaacaacaagttgcaaaactaaaaacaaatctaaaagcaaaataaaaaatccaaaatcaaaatgacaaatctgaaaacgcaatatcaaatctaaaaacagaatagcaaatcttaaaacacaacaacaattcgggaaataaaataacaagtcagaaaccacatcgacaagtcagaaagcaaaacgacaagtcagaaaacacaacaacaaatcagtcaaaccggaaaaggtaggtattttgttggaatgggatagctactgctgattggatgaaactcctgtcaatcaagatatccaggacgCTGGATTTTtgcgatttgttgttttgttttgcacttcctGGCCACCGTATTTAACCTTACATTTTATACTACTTTATACAGTCTATGCTCATGGATTTGATTGAAAACCCAAttgttaaagagagagagaatttcaaactgaaaatgctccaaaaaaaagtatttgttttattttttcagagtCCGACAGACACGCCTCCTCCCCTTCCCACCACACCTCCACCCGATGATTACTACGAGGAGGCCGTGCCACTCGGACCGGGCACAGCACCTCAGTACATAACCACACGCAgtgagtacacacacatacaagccGGATATAGCTCAACAATGTCCCATTATAAATCCTGACATACTAAACCTATTCACCAGGCAACCCCAGCCGTCCAAACTCAATTGAGGATGCTTACTACGAAGACGCCGAAAACAATTACCCAACAACACGCATGAATGGGGCCATCAAAAACTCCTGTAAGCAACCCGTGAAGCCTCACTTATTTGTTGAAGCTCAAAATTTCAGTATTTTAATAGTAGTTCACTTTCACAGATAATGATTCAGATGCACTCAGTAGTTCGTATGAGTCATATGATGAAGAGGATGAGGAAGCCAAAAGCAGAGAGCGGACACACCAGTGGCCCTCAGAGGAAAGTTCACCAGGCCAAATGAAAGACTACCGCAAATGTGCCTTTCTCCTGCGCAAAAAGCGCTTCGGTCAGTGGGCAAAGCAGCTAACAATCATCCGTGAGAATAGACTTCAGGTAAGTCACTGTGACAATAATGCAAGAAGAAATGATATTATACATTGCATTTCAGACAAATTATGTAACAAATTTAAAAGTTATAGAAGAAAATATtcaaaaagaaatgtattttcacCTAAACGTATATTTTCCACAGTGTTTCAAGAATCCCAAAGATCGTACTCCATATGTTGACCTACCCTTGAATCTCTGCAATGTCATTTATGTGCCCAAAGATGGACGCCGCAAAAAGCACGAGCTTCGTTTCTCCATGCCAGGAGGAGAGGCTGTGGTGTTGGCTGTACAGAGTAAAGAACAGGCCGAGAACTGGCTGAAGGTGCTAAACCAATTTGATAACCAATAATCTTGCTTTTTAAGACTTTATAAAGATCAGATCAGAGGATTAGAGCAAATGGTCTGATTTTTCTGTTTTGGTGCAATTGTTTCTTATCTTTTAAATCATCAGGTCATTCAGGAAGTTAGTAATCTGGCAAACACCATTAATGCAAAAGAGAGTTCATCCTCTCCTATGATACTACGAAAACTAGAGCTGGACAAGGTACTTAGCATGAAATGGCCGTACACTGTATCACTCTATGACTGTAATGTATTGATTTCCATTTTCAACATGTAGTCGGTTTAATTCCTGTTTACTGCAGATGATGTCACCAGATAAACACACTTCTGATTCTGACAGCGTGGCTAATGGAGACAGTACCCGGGAGAGCTGTGAGAATGGTATGGACACAAATGACGAATTTGGATAGTGGGTTTTTTGTCCAACGCTCTGAGGGTCAGAGTCGGTTTTCCAGGTGTAGCACATTTCCTCGTGTCAGTCGTGTGATGTCACTCTCAAACAATGGCAGTAGTAATTCAGGAAGGATGTTGCTGTTCTCTGCAGTACTTCCTCAGTCTTTGATGTGTCCCGAGGTTAAAGTTTGTTCCCTTTACCTTTACCACCTTTCCCCCCTATTTTTTCACGTTCCATATACTGAaataccctgttgaaaaaaacagcacatgctggttaggtaggttttgaagcatggtagctggtttgtgctggtttaagatggtcatgtgctggtttaagatggtcatgtgctggtttaagctggttatgagctggtcctaaactggtcctgagctggtttaggaccagctttaaccagcacatgaccatcttaaaccagcatatgaccagcttaaaccagcagaaaccagctaccatgcttcaaaacctacctaaccagcatttgctgtttttttttaacagggtAGTAACactcaaaaagtcaaaatattatttaatatcacTGAATTACTGCAAGGATAGGATGTTAGGATACACCAACAAACTAACTTTAGAAGTCAGTTCAGGTAGAAATAGGTCTTTAACTCTTATGTGATTTTGTGTGTGGAACCGGTTTTCAGTGTctacaaaaaagattttttacattttttagattttttaaatttttagattttttttaacctcaagctaacttcgggccaggcacgtgcgtttgcgtaaatatttgtaatatacacacatgtatgtgcctgcatttatatacatactgtaaaacatatacacacacgcatactgtatatcaaataaacacaaacatttattttggaatcgattaattatgattaatcgatttgacagcactaatatatttatttacaaaaacaaatagcACATTTTCTGGGGTAATGACAAAATGACCTATACATGTTGTCAATGTTGCTTGTAATTGGAATAAAGTAAATATctataatgtatttttacatacatttttatggctctattgataaaaaaattataatgctgTGATTCCACTAGACTAGACCTGTAAATATTGGcttagtaaaaaaaacatgaacatccatccAAGGTTTATGGTAACAGTTGCAAGTTAAcactttttacagtgcatttttaaGAAATTTCTACACCAAATGTTCAGATCCCGacaaacatattaaaaacattcgAAAGTGCGGTCCTGTCAGATACGGCTGTAAACTTAAGAgagatttatatattttttaactccGCATTCCTAACAAAGGAAGTTAAACACATCTTCATAATTGAATCCAAACATGTTTCATGTCTCCCTGTTTTCGTGCATCCTCTTATGTTGCTTCATGTGCTGAATCTTTTAGGAAAAGGCAAAAAAGGAACGTTCTCTGAACTGACCGGATCTATGAGTCGAGCTGCCGGCAGGAAAATCAACCGAATCATCAGTTTCTCCAAGAAAAAGCCTCCTCAACCAGGAGAATCAAATACGCTGTCCCATTTAGATGACAATCCCCGTTGTGGTGAGGCCTCATAAACGGCCAGCACGTGCTTTGCCGACTatagtttaataaatgtttccTCTGATGAGTTCCCTGCCATTTACTCTTGTTAGGTTACTTGAATGTTCTGGTGAACCAGTGTTGGAAAGAAAAGTGGTGTTGTGTAAGGAATGGAACCCTTTATCTCCATAAAGACAGAGGGGACATTCACACCCATGTTAAGTCTGTAGCCCTTCAGGGTGTGGAGGTCTTACCCGGTCTTGGGCCTAAACACCCTTTTGCCTTCCGCATCATGCGAGGAAGCACTGAAGTAGCAGCTTTGGAGGTCTGATTTCCTTTCATCTTTGAGATTTTTATAAAGTAACATTCAAatgggttattttcaaatattgttgATTTATGTTCAGGCGAGCTGTTCTGTAGAGATGGGCCGCTGGCTGGGAGTTCTGTTGGCTGAAGCAGGCAGCACGACCACTCCAGAGGCGTTGCATTATGACTACGTAGATGTGGACACGATCAGTAGCATCCAGAATGCAGCACGCCACTCTTTTCTGTAAGTACAACCGAGTATTTCCGCAactttgtgtatgtgtggtgCGTATACAGATTCACAGACTCACATGTGCTTTTTTATATTGATTCTGTATTATTGTTGCCATAGCTGGGCGACCTCCTCCAGCGGCACATCCACAGACCCACGGACTTATGATGACGTGCCATACGAAAGTGTGATGGTAAGGTTTAGTTTAAAAATTGaactaatattttgttttatgttttgaaaagatttagtttgttttgattttatttcagcaaattatttaaatttgcTTAAAATgcagcattaaaggaatagttcaccttcaaaatgaaaattctgtcatcatttactcaacctaaTGTCATTTTCAacttgtgtgattttctttcttctgcaaaacacaaaagaagatattttgaaatatgttggtaatcaaaaaccattggtccccattgacttctattgtatggacacaaaagcaatgcaagtccatggggaccaacattcttcaaaatatcttattttgtgttcgtGAGAAGAAtggcatacaggtttgaaatgacaagagagcgtgtaaatgatgacagaattgaactTTTACTTTATTACAACTATGTCattgctgtttttaaaatatttgtatagtaGCATTTCTATCCTTGTTGACCATTAGTTAATGCTCTGCAAATGTGTGGTAAAAGTCTTTGTTATGTCTAGTCAGCTACAAAACTTTCACCATTGCAAGCATTTTCTTGTTTCCAGAAACAGGAACCTTTCTGTAAATCCTCAAGTGCATTGTGAAATTGATGTTCTGTGAATGAGTAAATATCCTCGAACTGAAAACCATAATGTTTACAAGTGTTTCAAGTTTCTTAGCTGTCTTCACAGAACATAATTTCTCACCTTTTCATAACCCCTGCTTCGTCTCCAATCAGCAGATGGATGAGACGCAGTCTAAACTGAAGCGATATTCCTCTATGTCCAGTGTGGATACAGCAAAGGCTGAGACGCAGATCACAGTGAAGCGACACGGTTCCTGTATGTTCTCACTGGAATTTAACTGTTAACTGTTTTCTTTACATCATCTAAATAATTTGGTCATAACTGTAATAATGTGATTAATTACCTTAATtcttattcataaaaatgaccagttttgttttgtttttgtgttgtactGTAGCTGTGAATCATTATGGTAAATATGGAAAGACAAGAGCAGAAGAAGATGCTCGGCGATATGTTAGCGAGAAGGAGCACctggagaaagaaaaagaagcgATCAGGAAAAACCTGCTGTCGCTCCGTACAGAGAAGAGGCAGCTaaaagaaaagataaaaaatgcaACAGGTGATTTCTAAGTTACACTGAATTTTAAATGCTgcaacttttacatttttttaaagtgatagttaaatgagtttctttcttccgcagaacacaaaagaagatattttgaagaaagttggtaaccgtacagcactggaccccattcacttctattgtactgTATAGggacaaaactaatgcaagtgaatgtgGTCCAgttgacaattttttttaaatatcttcttttgtgttctgcgcaagaaagaaagtcatacaggtttgaaatgacaaaagggtgagtaaataatgacagcattttcatttttgggtgaactatccctttagtttTGAAGGCTAATATTTTTATGGCTTCAAGTCTTGCAGTGGTTAGCGCCATCTGGTGGCAATATTATGAATTATTCATTTGTCACGCTACATTGCTCATACTTAATCCCTAACCCTTTCATTTGAATCTCTGGaatgttacttttttatcagTGTTTGTGCACTTAAATGGTACCTTGATTCATCTCTTTTTATCAGACTTCTTAAGAGACCATACACTTACATTGGGTTTATGTAGGAATCAGAATATTACAGGTAGACTTTAAGTGGACTATATAACACTCCAACAACCATATAGCCATATAGCTAAAAAACCAGCAGGAGCTGGTTTTGGGGTTAAATGGTGATCGCAAATGTAAATTCCACCCTCTTTGTTATTGGGacagaaaaacagcaaaagGCTATGGAGCAGCGCCTGGCTGAACTGGAAGCAAATTGTCGTCAGAAGGAAGCTGAGCGTGTGGACCTTGAGTTACGACTGACAGAGGTTAAGGAAAAATTAAAGAAGTCTCTGACTGGAGGGATGCTGGGGGCACCTGTGGACAGCAAACCAGCCATTAAGGTACAAGGGCACTCATATACTTCATGCTTTACTTTATTCATGCATATTCAGATTTTTCAGTTTATACTTTTAGGTTAAAAAGATGGAACCTATTTACAGCGATGGGACTGGACCAGTCAACTGTGCATCTGAAATGAAGAAACGTCCCCTGTCCATCTATGCATCCACTAAAGGAAATGTAATGCAGAAAGCCAAGGTATATAACTGAGAATTTATAATAAACTAtataatgaaaaattgtcaACACATGGGGAGGCCtgatatgtataaatgtaaataataatatcaatGTTATTTTTCTCTACTTATTTAGGAATGGGAGTCAAAGAAGGGGATTTAAGCACAGCACGGCTATCAGGAGAATGTGAGAATATACTGTATGGCATCCAAAGGCTTAAAGCAATAACAAAGAGCAAGTCAAAGGAAAGACTGTGATTCGGCACACAACTTTCAGACACATTTGCATTTGCAGAGAACAGACTTGATTTAACAAGTTTGTTAAAGTCATATTATGAATGTTTATATTGTGTGGGTAATAAGGATAagggaagtgttttgtaaaCATCagtataaaaattacaatgcatgCCTGTCTTTAgatattctgtgaactacactAAATCTTTTTATTTCCAACTCTATAATGTCACAGAAACGCTGACCTGACCTTCCTGCTGATTTCTTATTGCAGTACTGAGATAAAGTGGTAATGTCCCCTTTGTGTTACATGTGAAACTGAACTGAAGATTTTTTACACTAGGGCGCTTCATTtaccaaatgtatttatttatactttgtaCATAATTCCAGTTAAATGGAaaatttgtttttcttctcGTCTTTGTAATGTCACTTTAACTGTTcataataaatgtgttttcaaaAATGGGTTTGTTGGAATTATGTCTACTCggaaatgggacatttttatacttttaaacCATAGATGCAGAAAATGCCTCTATATTTatgcatgaaatgtaaataGCGTTTGGAGACTATTTTATGGATAAAAGAGGAAAATCCTCCACATTTTGAGGTGGAACTCCGCCTCTCTTTAAATAGACTCCGCCCCCTACACCTCCCATTTCCAGCCCTGCTATCAGACTATTTAAATTTGTGAACTCCAGGAAAAGCCAAAAGCAACTAAAATAGTGAGATTAGAGATTACTAAATTTAGAAGATTCTCggaattgtttatattattttatattaaaatgctaaaaaatatatgttttttaaagaaaatgataGTACAGTGTTTGGATAAAAGGTCTCTTATTTGGTAAAACTAATTATTGAGTTCAATAAAACTCAATAATCATTTCGGTACTGCATAAAACGAAGACGAATATGACTTTTACAGGCAATGTATAGCCTTTTTTTTATATAGATTCGAAGCACTTCAAAAAAGACTCGACTCACTGATTCAGAACAGTGACTCGTTGAGCTAGTCACGCGCTGTCGACCACATCCCCCcttaaccccccccccccacacacacgcacagtttTGAGGAAATGGCCGTGCGCTATCTGTCCGTCTCGAGAAGATATACCATCGATTGCTGCAGGTTGACATCAAGTGCATCAACCAGGTAAAACCACGTTATGAAGTATCTCTTGGTAAACTAGTAAACACTAGAAAATGtgacttttttttctaaaatctgCAAGTTTGTCGTTCGAAGTGTTTGTGCAGAGGTGTCGCTGCTGCTAACCGGCTAACGAGTGAGTTAACGGTACGGTACACAAATCTCGGTGTAACGGGCgatatttacaaacaaaaatattttatatttggtcAGAAACATCgaattagtcgacaattaatttttgtgtatCTTAAAAGTGTGAAATATACTTTAAAAGAGTTTAGCAAGAGAACTTCATCACAAAACATCTGGCGTGTTTAATATCACCAACTTGCCAGTGGATATCTGTTTCTTGTTTAAATAACGTTTTATTATTACACCATTGTGAAACGCGATTTTAAAAGATTATGTGTTAATGTAGAAATGTAATGTATTGTGGAAATGTGGAAAGTGGGACAAATATCACAGCCTCTTCGTGTGTTCGTTTTATTTTAGAGATTGTTTGGTGTTTACGTAACTTAAGGTTTTGTTATCGTCGGTCCTCCAGGTGATTTACTTTTACAACTGTTTACGTTAAACGGAGAGTAACGTTAACTAAATATTTAGCCTGATGAATGGCTTTTTATTAGAGCTGTGAATCTTCACCTGCCTCACGATttgattacgattcagagggtcACGATTCATTGCATCTTGTCCgccatttttgttattaaaaatatacaaacaattGAACCTCTTTCtcttacaatttattttatttagcagcTTTTGAATCAAAACAATGTCAAATTACATGACAACTTgtagggtttttcctggctcaaaatgagtcggaggtggtgccatcctgattttgtacacacacacacacacacgaaggcGTAACGTACCTTTAAATGGCTTAACTAAAGTGATTTTGACATTAAcaattctaataaaattagacgAAAAtgattaagttatataaaacattacttttattcaaccaaacagaaatgtttttttaatcaaataaagctttttatcattttcaactaacttttcagccNTTATACTTTGTACATAATTCCAGTTAAATGGAaaatttgtttttcttctcGTCTTTGTAATGTCACTTTAACTGTTcataataaatgtgttttcaaaAATGGGTTTGTTGGAATTATGTCTACTCggaaatgggacatttttatacttttaaacCATAGATGCAGAAAATGCCTCTATATTTatgcatgaaatgtaaataGCGTTTGGAGACTATTTTATGGATAAAAGAGGAAAATCCTCCACATTTTGAGGTGGAACTCCGCCTCTCTTTAAATAGACTCCGCCCCCTACACCTCCCATTTCCAGCCCTGCTATCAGACTATTTAAATTTGTGAACTCCAGGAAAAGCCAAAAGCAACTAAAATAGTGAGATTAGAGATTACTAAATTTAGAAGATTCTCggaattgtttatattattttatattaaaatgctaaaaaatatatgttttttaaagaaaatgataGTACAGTGTTTGGATAAAAGGTCTCTTATTTGGTAAAACTAATTATTGAGTTCAATAAAACTCAATAATCATTTCGGTACTGCATAAAACGAAGACGAATATGACTTTTACAGGCAATGTATAGCCTTTTTTTTATATAGATTCGAAGCACTTCAAAAAAGACTCGACTCACTGATTCAGAACAGTGACTCGTTGAGCTAGTCACGCGCTGTCGACCACATCCCCCcttaaccccccccccccacacacacgcacagtttTGAGGAAATGGCCGTGCGCTATCTGTCCGTCTCGAGAAGATATACCATCGATTGCTGCAGGTTGACATCAAGTGCATCAACCAGGTAAAACCACGTTATGAAGTATCTCTTGGTAAACTAGTAAACACTAGAAAATGtgacttttttttctaaaatctgCAAGTTTGTCGTTCGAAGTGTTTGTGCAGAGGTGTCGCTGCTGCTAACCGGCTAACGAGTGAGTTAACGGTACGGTACACAAATCTCGGTGTAACGGGCgatatttacaaacaaaaatattttatatttggtcAGAAACATCgaattagtcgacaattaatttttgtgtatCTTAAAAGTGTGAAATATACTTTAAAAGAGTTTAGCAAGAGAACTTCATCACAAAACATCTGGCGTGTTTAATATCACCAACTTGCCAGTGGATATCTGTTTCTTGTTTAAATAACGTTTTATTATTACACCATTGTGAAACGCGATTTTAAAAGATTATGTGTTAATGTAGAAATGTAATGTATTGTGGAAATGTGGAAAGTGGGACAAATATCACAGCCTCTTCGTGTGTTCGTTTTATTTTAGAGATTGTTTGGTGTTTACGTAACTTAAGGTTTTGTTATCGTCGGTCCTCCAGGTGATTTACTTTTACAACTGTTTACGTTAAACGGAGAGTAACGTTAACTAAATAT
The Triplophysa rosa linkage group LG19, Trosa_1v2, whole genome shotgun sequence genome window above contains:
- the afap1l1b gene encoding actin filament-associated protein 1-like 1b isoform X4; amino-acid sequence: MEITDSTCMEHLVKELSLLLKLLENESVSSATAEKMSVVRNLVKQLQPSVNGSDFIYMNTSLYGNGTSFVESLFEEFDCDLQDLRDSSEEIKGLEQEETSKHLPVKSSPTDTPPPLPTTPPPDDYYEEAVPLGPGTAPQYITTRSNPSRPNSIEDAYYEDAENNYPTTRMNGAIKNSYNDSDALSSSYESYDEEDEEAKSRERTHQWPSEESSPGQMKDYRKCAFLLRKKRFGQWAKQLTIIRENRLQCFKNPKDRTPYVDLPLNLCNVIYVPKDGRRKKHELRFSMPGGEAVVLAVQSKEQAENWLKVIQEVSNLANTINAKESSSSPMILRKLELDKMMSPDKHTSDSDSVANGDSTRESCENGKGKKGTFSELTGSMSRAAGRKINRIISFSKKKPPQPGESNTLSHLDDNPRCGYLNVLVNQCWKEKWCCVRNGTLYLHKDRGDIHTHVKSVALQGVEVLPGLGPKHPFAFRIMRGSTEVAALEASCSVEMGRWLGVLLAEAGSTTTPEALHYDYVDVDTISSIQNAARHSFLWATSSSGTSTDPRTYDDVPYESVMMDETQSKLKRYSSMSSVDTAKAETQITVKRHGSSVNHYGKYGKTRAEEDARRYVSEKEHLEKEKEAIRKNLLSLRTEKRQLKEKIKNATEKQQKAMEQRLAELEANCRQKEAERVDLELRLTEVKEKLKKSLTGGMLGAPVDSKPAIKVKKMEPIYSDGTGPVNCASEMKKRPLSIYASTKGNVMQKAKEWESKKGI
- the afap1l1b gene encoding actin filament-associated protein 1-like 1b isoform X3, coding for MEITDSTCMEHLVKELSLLLKLLENESVSSATAEKMSVVRNLVKQLQPSVNGSDFIYMNTSLYGNGTSFVESLFEEFDCDLQDLRDSSEEIKGLEQEETSKHLPVKSSPTDTPPPLPTTPPPDDYYEEAVPLGPGTAPQYITTRSNPSRPNSIEDAYYEDAENNYPTTRMNGAIKNSYNDSDALSSSYESYDEEDEEAKSRERTHQWPSEESSPGQMKDYRKCAFLLRKKRFGQWAKQLTIIRENRLQCFKNPKDRTPYVDLPLNLCNVIYVPKDGRRKKHELRFSMPGGEAVVLAVQSKEQAENWLKVIQEVSNLANTINAKESSSSPMILRKLELDKMMSPDKHTSDSDSVANGDSTRESCENGKGKKGTFSELTGSMSRAAGRKINRIISFSKKKPPQPGESNTLSHLDDNPRCGYLNVLVNQCWKEKWCCVRNGTLYLHKDRGDIHTHVKSVALQGVEVLPGLGPKHPFAFRIMRGSTEVAALEASCSVEMGRWLGVLLAEAGSTTTPEALHYDYVDVDTISSIQNAARHSFLWATSSSGTSTDPRTYDDVPYESVMQMDETQSKLKRYSSMSSVDTAKAETQITVKRHGSSVNHYGKYGKTRAEEDARRYVSEKEHLEKEKEAIRKNLLSLRTEKRQLKEKIKNATEKQQKAMEQRLAELEANCRQKEAERVDLELRLTEVKEKLKKSLTGGMLGAPVDSKPAIKVKKMEPIYSDGTGPVNCASEMKKRPLSIYASTKGNVMQKAKEWESKKGI
- the afap1l1b gene encoding actin filament-associated protein 1-like 1b isoform X1 encodes the protein MEITDSTCMEHLVKELSLLLKLLENESVSSATAEKMSVVRNLVKQLQPSVNGSDFIYMNTSLYGNGTSFVESLFEEFDCDLQDLRDSSEEIKGLEQEETSKHLPVKSSPTDTPPPLPTTPPPDDYYEEAVPLGPGTAPQYITTRSNPSRPNSIEDAYYEDAENNYPTTRMNGAIKNSYNDSDALSSSYESYDEEDEEAKSRERTHQWPSEESSPGQMKDYRKCAFLLRKKRFGQWAKQLTIIRENRLQCFKNPKDRTPYVDLPLNLCNVIYVPKDGRRKKHELRFSMPGGEAVVLAVQSKEQAENWLKVIQEVSNLANTINAKESSSSPMILRKLELDKMMSPDKHTSDSDSVANGDSTRESCENGKGKKGTFSELTGSMSRAAGRKINRIISFSKKKPPQPGESNTLSHLDDNPRCGYLNVLVNQCWKEKWCCVRNGTLYLHKDRGDIHTHVKSVALQGVEVLPGLGPKHPFAFRIMRGSTEVAALEASCSVEMGRWLGVLLAEAGSTTTPEALHYDYVDVDTISSIQNAARHSFLWATSSSGTSTDPRTYDDVPYESVMQMDETQSKLKRYSSMSSVDTAKAETQITVKRHGSCMFSLESVNHYGKYGKTRAEEDARRYVSEKEHLEKEKEAIRKNLLSLRTEKRQLKEKIKNATEKQQKAMEQRLAELEANCRQKEAERVDLELRLTEVKEKLKKSLTGGMLGAPVDSKPAIKVKKMEPIYSDGTGPVNCASEMKKRPLSIYASTKGNVMQKAKEWESKKGI